One window of the Spea bombifrons isolate aSpeBom1 chromosome 8, aSpeBom1.2.pri, whole genome shotgun sequence genome contains the following:
- the GAPVD1 gene encoding GTPase-activating protein and VPS9 domain-containing protein 1 isoform X3, translating into MVKPDIHTLAHHLKQERLYVNSEKQLLQKLNADVLKTAEKLYRTSWISKQQRINLDRLILTSAEASPAECCQHAKVLEDTQFVDGYKQLGFQETSYGEFLNRLRENPRLIASCLVAGEKVNQENAQSVILTVFTSLYGNCIMQEDESYLLQVLRYLIEFELKESDNPRRLLRKGTCAFSILFKLFSEGLFSAKLFLTATLHEPIMQLLVEDEDHLETDPSKVTERFSPAQQEKLFGEKGSDRFKRKVQEMVESNEAKLVTLVNKFIGYLKQNTYCFPHSLRWIVSQMFKTLSCVEGLQVGEVRSMCTDLLLACLICPAIVNPEQYGIISDAPINEVARFNLMQVGRLLQQLALMGFEEVDSRNKSNLSKFDKSCVAAFLDVVIGGRAVETPPMSSVNLLEGLSRTVVYMTYSQLSNLLGFLRGIVSSDQLREEDKMALENLLATVPQAKPGKSSNHDNTPYSTPQLSPATTPACRKNRLPIVTRSRSKTSLMEAEHEGSPQEVTPQGQPEEVLVISLGTGPQLTPGMMSENEVLNMQLVDGGQTDVPVDDTKLHGKPDKTLRFSLCSDNLEGISEEEENPCSTGPSNRSNSVSSLDLEGESVSELGAGPSGSNGVEALQLLEHEQATTQDNLDDKLRKFEIRDMMGLTEDRDISETVSETWSTDVLGSDFDPNIDEDRLQEIAGAAAENMLGSLLCLPGSGSLLLDPCTGSTISETTSEAWSVEVLPSDSAPDLKQEERLQELESCSGLGSTSDDTEVREVSSRPSTPGLSVVSGISATSEDIPNKIEDLRSECSSDFGGKDSVTSPEGEDSVHGAHHITSPPTQTESLLAMFDPLAPAPGEVVRPKLHYARPSHPPPDPPIMEGAAGGNEARLPTFASHIFVATDSEAYRQRHSCPERLVRSRSSDIAASMRRPMSDPGWVRRGANEERELPPCHPVLGSSAVINASQSSSSSPSKDSSRGEPDERKDSDDERSDRNRPWWKKRFASAMPKAPIPFRKKEKQDKEKEDLGIDRFSISDDASSRLGSHAQAAEDILDKYRNAMKRTSPNDGAAVSYEGGDVVDGESLHDSPRDDALQNMTSDDLPDSASQAAHRQESAFSYRDAKKKLRMALCSADSVAFPVLSHSTRNGLPDHNDPDDNEIVCFLKVQLAEAINLQDKNLMAQLQETMRCVSRFDSRTCSKILASIAEDYRKRASYIAYLTRSRQGLQGTQAHLERMLQRVLRDKEVSTRYFTTVCVRLLLESKEKEIQDFIQDFQKLTAADDKTAQVEEFLQSLYGAMAQDVIWQNASEEQLQDAQIAIERSVMNRIFKLAFYPNQDADILRDQVLHEHIQRLSKVVTANHRALQIPEVYLREAPWPSAQAEIRTISAYKTPRDKVQCILRMCSTIMNLLSLANEYSVPGADDFVPVLVFVLIKANPSCLLSTVQYINNFYANRLSGEESYWWMQFTAAVEFIKTIDDRK; encoded by the exons ATGGTGAAGCCGGATATCCACACGCTTGCGCACCATCTCAAGCAGGAACGCCTCTACGTGAATTCAGAGAAGCAGCTCCTCCAGAAATTGAACGCTGATGTGTTGAAAACAGCAGAGAAACTCTACCGAACCTCATGGATATCCAAGCAGCAAAGAATAAATTTGGACAGGCTCATCCTAACAAG tgcGGAAGCATCTCCGGCCGAGTGCTGCCAGCATGCCAAGGTTCTGGAGGACACGCAGTTTGTGGATGGCTACAAGCAGCTGGGCTTCCAGGAGACCTCATACGGGGAGTTCCTTAATCGTCTGCGGGAAAACCCCCGGCTTATTGCATCTTGTCTTGTAGCAGGAGAGAAAGTCAACCAGGAAAATGCCCAAAGTGTCATCCTTACTGTCTTCACCTCTCTGTATGGGAACTGTATCATGCAGGAGGATGAGAGTTACTTACTGCAGGTTCTCCGTTATCTCATTGAGTTTGAACTGAAGGAGAGTGATAACCCACGAAGGTTGCTCCGCAAAGGGACTTGTGCATTTAGCATCCTCTTTAAACTATTTTCTGAGGGACTCTTTTCTGCAAAGCTCTTTCTCACTGCAACCTTACATGAACCCATCATGCAATTATTAGTAGAGGATGAGGATCACCTAGAAACTGACCCAAGTAAGGTAACTGAGCGCTTTTCTCCAGCTCAGCAggagaagctgtttggggagaagGGTAGTGATCGTTTCAAACGGAAGGTGCAGGAGATGGTGGAATCTAACGAAGCCAAGCTGGTGACACTGGTGAACAAATTCATAGGATACCTAAAGCAGAACACATATTGCTTCCCTCACAGCCTGCGCTGGATTGTTTCCCAAATGTTCAAGACTTTGTCGTGTGTTGAGGGTCTACAGGTTGGCGAGGTGAGGTCCATGTGCACTGACCTTCTACTGGCCTGTTTAATTTGCCCAGCAATTGTCAATCCGGAGCAGTATGGGATTATCTCGGATGCCCCCATAAATGAAGTGGCACGCTTCAATCTCATGCAG GTTGGCCGTCTCTTGCAGCAGTTGGCACTGATGGGATTTGAAGAAGTGGATTCCCGAAACAAGAGCAACCTCAGTAAATTTGATAAA AGCTGTGTCGCTGCTTTCCTGGATGTGGTAATTGGGGGTCGTGCTGTTGAAACCCCTCCTATGTCGTCTGTAAACCTTTTAGAAGGATTGAGTCGCACCGTTGTCTATATGACCTACAGCCAACTCTCTAATCTG CTGGGTTTCTTGCGCGGCATCGTATCCAGTGACCAGTTACGTGAGGAGGACAAGATGGCGCTGGAAAACCTCTTGGCCACGGTTCCTCAGGCTAAGCCAGGGAAGAGTAGTAACCATGACAACACCCCCTACAGCACTCCACAGCTCTCCCCCGCTACGACGCCCGCCTGTAGGAAGAACAGGCTGCCTATAG ttactcgCAGCAGGAGTAAAACCAGTCTGATGGAAGCAGAGCATGAAGGATCCCCACAAGAGGTCACCCCGCAAGGACAGCCTGAGGAGGTTCTGGTCATCTCCCTGGGCACAGGTCCACAGTTGACGCCGGGCATGATGTCCGAGAATGAG GTTCTGAATATGCAGTTGGTGGATGGTGGCCAGACGGATGTACCGGTTGATGACACCAAGCTTCATGGGAAGCCGGACAAGACCCTGCGTTTCTCCCTTTGCAGTGATAATCTAGAAGGCATTTCAGAAG AAGAGGAAAATCCGTGTTCAACAGGTCCCTCAAACCGCTCCAACTCGGTTTCGTCTCTGGATCTGGAAGGGGAGTCCGTTTCTGAGCTGGGAGCTGGACCATCGGGCAGCAACGGAGTGGAGGCTTTGCAGCTGTTGGAGCACGAACAAG CTACCACGCAAGACAACCTCGATGACAAGCTGCGCAAGTTTGAAATCCGTGACATGATGGGGTTGACCGAAGACCGGGATATCTCCGAGACCGTTAGCGAGACGTGGAGCACAGATGTACTTGGCAGTGACTTTGACCCAAACATTGATGAAGACAGACTGCAGGAAATTGCAG GTGCGGCAGCAGAGAATATGTTGGGTAGCCTGCTTTGCCTCCCTGGGTCTGGTTCTTTGCTGCTTGACCCCTGCACAGGGTCCACCATCTCCGAGACCACCAGCGAGGCATGGAGCGTGGAGGTTCTCCCTAGCGATTCGG CACCGGATTTGAAACAGGAAGAGCGGCTACAGGAGTTGGAGAGCTGTTCTGGGTTGGGGAGCACATCTGATGACACAGAGGTGAGAGAGGTCAGCTCCAGGCCTAGCACCCCAGGGCTCAGCGTTGTGTCAG GCATTAGTGCAACTTCAGAAGACATTCCTAATAAGATCGAGGACCTGCGTTCTGAGTGCAGCtcagattttgggggaaaaGATTCAGTAACGAGCCCTGAGGGAGAAGACTCTGTCCACG GAGCTCATCATATCACATCCCCTCCTACCCAGACAGAGTCTTTGTTGGCCATGTTTGACCCCCTGGCTCCGGCACCCGGAGAAG TCGTTCGTCCCAAGTTGCATTATGCTAGACCTTCTCATCCACCCCCTGACCCTCCAATCATGGAAGGTGCCGCAGGTGGAAACGAAGCCCGGTTGCCCACATTCGCCTCTCATATCTTCGTTGCTACTGACTCGGAAGCCTACAGACAAAGGCATTCGTGCCCGGAGAGGCTAGTGCGCAGCCGTAGTTCTGATATTGCAGCCTCCATGAGGAGACCCATGAGCGACCCTGGCTGGGTCCGGCGAGGTGCGAACGAAGAGAGAGAATTGCCTCCGTGTCACCCTGTCTTAGGATCATCTGCGGTGATTAATGCTTCACAGTCTTCATCCTCCTCGCCAAGCAAAGACTCCTCCAGGGGAGAG CCAGACGAAAGGAAAGACAGTGATGATGAGCGATCAGACCGCAACAGACCGTGGTGGAAGAAACGGTTTGCGTCCGCAATGCCAAAAG ctccaatTCCATTTAGAAAGAAGGAGAAACAGGACAAAGAGAAGGAGGACCTGGGGATCGATAGATTTTCCATTTCAG ATGATGCATCGTCAAGACTTGGTTCCCATGCTCAGGCAGCCGAGGACATTCTGGATAAGTACAGGAATGCCATGAAGAGAACAAGCCCCAACGATGGAGCCGCTGTGTCCTATGAGGGAGGAG ATGTGGTTGATGGTGAAAGCCTCCATGATTCTCCGCGGGATGATGCGCTACAGAACATGACATCAGATGACCTCCCGGATTCTGCTAGCCAAGCTGCTCATCGTCAGGAATCTGCCTTCTCCTATAG AGATGCAAAGAAGAAGCTGCGCATGGCTCTGTGCTCTGCAGATTCTGTGGCTTTCCCAGTGCTTTCCCACTCCACTCGAAATGGCCTACCAGACCATAATGACCCTGATG ACAATGAAATTGTGTGCTTCCTAAAAGTCCAACTGGCAGAGGCTATAAACCTTCAAGACAAGAACCTGATGGCTCAGTTACAGGAGACCATGCGCTGCGTGAGCCGCTTTGACAGCCGCACCTGCAGCAAGATCTTGGCATCGATTGCAGAAGATTACAG GAAGAGAGCTTCATACATTGCGTACTTGACAAGATCCCGTCAAGGGCTGCAGGGCACCCAGGCCCACCTCGAACGTATGTTGCAGAGAGTTCTACGAGACAAGGAGGTCTCCACAAGATATTTCACAACTGTCTGTGTCCGGCTTCTGCTGGAGAGTAAGGAAAAAGAAATCCAGGATTTCATTCAAG ATTTCCAAAAGTTGACAGCGGCTGATGATAAGACGGCGCAGGTGGAAGAGTTTCTGCAGTCGCTATATGGAGCAATGGCGCAAGATGTGATTTGGCAAAATGCCAGCGAAGAACAACTACAAGATGCTCAAATAGCCATTGAACGCAGTGTCATGAACCGCATATTCAAGCTGGCCTTTTACCCCAATCAGGATGCAGATATATTGCGTGACCA GGTGCTGCATGAACATATCCAAAGATTGTCTAAAGTTGTGACGGCCAACCACAGAGCCTTGCAGATtccagag GTATATTTAAGGGAAGCTCCGTGGCCATCTGCTCAGGCTGAAATCCGCACCATCAGTGCTTACAAGACCCCCCGGGACAAGGTGCAGTGCATTCTGCGAATGTGCTCCACAATCATGAACCTTCTGAGTCTCGCCAATGAATACTCTGTTCCCGGAGCGGATGATTTTGTGCCTGTGCTGGTGTTTGTCCTTATTAAG GCCAACCCGTCATGCCTCCTATCAACTGTGCAATACATCAACAACTTTTATGCTAACAGGCTAAGCGGAGAAGAGTCCTACTGGTGGATGCAGTTCACTGCTGCTGTCGAGTTTATAAAAACCATTGATGACCGAAAGTGA
- the GAPVD1 gene encoding GTPase-activating protein and VPS9 domain-containing protein 1 isoform X5 produces the protein MVKPDIHTLAHHLKQERLYVNSEKQLLQKLNADVLKTAEKLYRTSWISKQQRINLDRLILTSAEASPAECCQHAKVLEDTQFVDGYKQLGFQETSYGEFLNRLRENPRLIASCLVAGEKVNQENAQSVILTVFTSLYGNCIMQEDESYLLQVLRYLIEFELKESDNPRRLLRKGTCAFSILFKLFSEGLFSAKLFLTATLHEPIMQLLVEDEDHLETDPSKVTERFSPAQQEKLFGEKGSDRFKRKVQEMVESNEAKLVTLVNKFIGYLKQNTYCFPHSLRWIVSQMFKTLSCVEGLQVGEVRSMCTDLLLACLICPAIVNPEQYGIISDAPINEVARFNLMQVGRLLQQLALMGFEEVDSRNKSNLSKFDKSCVAAFLDVVIGGRAVETPPMSSVNLLEGLSRTVVYMTYSQLSNLLGFLRGIVSSDQLREEDKMALENLLATVPQAKPGKSSNHDNTPYSTPQLSPATTPACRKNRLPIVTRSRSKTSLMEAEHEGSPQEVTPQGQPEEVLVISLGTGPQLTPGMMSENEVLNMQLVDGGQTDVPVDDTKLHGKPDKTLRFSLCSDNLEGISEAEEENPCSTGPSNRSNSVSSLDLEGESVSELGAGPSGSNGVEALQLLEHEQATTQDNLDDKLRKFEIRDMMGLTEDRDISETVSETWSTDVLGSDFDPNIDEDRLQEIAGAAAENMLGSLLCLPGSGSLLLDPCTGSTISETTSEAWSVEVLPSDSEAPDLKQEERLQELESCSGLGSTSDDTEVREVSSRPSTPGLSVVSGISATSEDIPNKIEDLRSECSSDFGGKDSVTSPEGEDSVHGAHHITSPPTQTESLLAMFDPLAPAPGEVVRPKLHYARPSHPPPDPPIMEGAAGGNEARLPTFASHIFVATDSEAYRQRHSCPERLVRSRSSDIAASMRRPMSDPGWVRRGANEERELPPCHPVLGSSAVINASQSSSSSPSKDSSRGEPDERKDSDDERSDRNRPWWKKRFASAMPKAPIPFRKKEKQDKEKEDLGIDRFSISDDASSRLGSHAQAAEDILDKYRNAMKRTSPNDGAAVSYEGGDVVDGESLHDSPRDDALQNMTSDDLPDSASQAAHRQESAFSYRDAKKKLRMALCSADSVAFPVLSHSTRNGLPDHNDPDDNEIVCFLKVQLAEAINLQDKNLMAQLQETMRCVSRFDSRTCSKILASIAEDYRKRASYIAYLTRSRQGLQGTQAHLERMLQRVLRDKEVSTRYFTTVCVRLLLESKEKEIQDFIQDFQKLTAADDKTAQVEEFLQSLYGAMAQDVIWQNASEEQLQDAQIAIERSVMNRIFKLAFYPNQDADILRDQVLHEHIQRLSKVVTANHRALQIPEVYLREAPWPSAQAEIRTISAYKTPRDKVQCILRMCSTIMNLLSLANEYSVPGADDFVPVLVFVLIKANPSCLLSTVQYINNFYANRLSGEESYWWMQFTAAVEFIKTIDDRK, from the exons ATGGTGAAGCCGGATATCCACACGCTTGCGCACCATCTCAAGCAGGAACGCCTCTACGTGAATTCAGAGAAGCAGCTCCTCCAGAAATTGAACGCTGATGTGTTGAAAACAGCAGAGAAACTCTACCGAACCTCATGGATATCCAAGCAGCAAAGAATAAATTTGGACAGGCTCATCCTAACAAG tgcGGAAGCATCTCCGGCCGAGTGCTGCCAGCATGCCAAGGTTCTGGAGGACACGCAGTTTGTGGATGGCTACAAGCAGCTGGGCTTCCAGGAGACCTCATACGGGGAGTTCCTTAATCGTCTGCGGGAAAACCCCCGGCTTATTGCATCTTGTCTTGTAGCAGGAGAGAAAGTCAACCAGGAAAATGCCCAAAGTGTCATCCTTACTGTCTTCACCTCTCTGTATGGGAACTGTATCATGCAGGAGGATGAGAGTTACTTACTGCAGGTTCTCCGTTATCTCATTGAGTTTGAACTGAAGGAGAGTGATAACCCACGAAGGTTGCTCCGCAAAGGGACTTGTGCATTTAGCATCCTCTTTAAACTATTTTCTGAGGGACTCTTTTCTGCAAAGCTCTTTCTCACTGCAACCTTACATGAACCCATCATGCAATTATTAGTAGAGGATGAGGATCACCTAGAAACTGACCCAAGTAAGGTAACTGAGCGCTTTTCTCCAGCTCAGCAggagaagctgtttggggagaagGGTAGTGATCGTTTCAAACGGAAGGTGCAGGAGATGGTGGAATCTAACGAAGCCAAGCTGGTGACACTGGTGAACAAATTCATAGGATACCTAAAGCAGAACACATATTGCTTCCCTCACAGCCTGCGCTGGATTGTTTCCCAAATGTTCAAGACTTTGTCGTGTGTTGAGGGTCTACAGGTTGGCGAGGTGAGGTCCATGTGCACTGACCTTCTACTGGCCTGTTTAATTTGCCCAGCAATTGTCAATCCGGAGCAGTATGGGATTATCTCGGATGCCCCCATAAATGAAGTGGCACGCTTCAATCTCATGCAG GTTGGCCGTCTCTTGCAGCAGTTGGCACTGATGGGATTTGAAGAAGTGGATTCCCGAAACAAGAGCAACCTCAGTAAATTTGATAAA AGCTGTGTCGCTGCTTTCCTGGATGTGGTAATTGGGGGTCGTGCTGTTGAAACCCCTCCTATGTCGTCTGTAAACCTTTTAGAAGGATTGAGTCGCACCGTTGTCTATATGACCTACAGCCAACTCTCTAATCTG CTGGGTTTCTTGCGCGGCATCGTATCCAGTGACCAGTTACGTGAGGAGGACAAGATGGCGCTGGAAAACCTCTTGGCCACGGTTCCTCAGGCTAAGCCAGGGAAGAGTAGTAACCATGACAACACCCCCTACAGCACTCCACAGCTCTCCCCCGCTACGACGCCCGCCTGTAGGAAGAACAGGCTGCCTATAG ttactcgCAGCAGGAGTAAAACCAGTCTGATGGAAGCAGAGCATGAAGGATCCCCACAAGAGGTCACCCCGCAAGGACAGCCTGAGGAGGTTCTGGTCATCTCCCTGGGCACAGGTCCACAGTTGACGCCGGGCATGATGTCCGAGAATGAG GTTCTGAATATGCAGTTGGTGGATGGTGGCCAGACGGATGTACCGGTTGATGACACCAAGCTTCATGGGAAGCCGGACAAGACCCTGCGTTTCTCCCTTTGCAGTGATAATCTAGAAGGCATTTCAGAAG CAGAAGAGGAAAATCCGTGTTCAACAGGTCCCTCAAACCGCTCCAACTCGGTTTCGTCTCTGGATCTGGAAGGGGAGTCCGTTTCTGAGCTGGGAGCTGGACCATCGGGCAGCAACGGAGTGGAGGCTTTGCAGCTGTTGGAGCACGAACAAG CTACCACGCAAGACAACCTCGATGACAAGCTGCGCAAGTTTGAAATCCGTGACATGATGGGGTTGACCGAAGACCGGGATATCTCCGAGACCGTTAGCGAGACGTGGAGCACAGATGTACTTGGCAGTGACTTTGACCCAAACATTGATGAAGACAGACTGCAGGAAATTGCAG GTGCGGCAGCAGAGAATATGTTGGGTAGCCTGCTTTGCCTCCCTGGGTCTGGTTCTTTGCTGCTTGACCCCTGCACAGGGTCCACCATCTCCGAGACCACCAGCGAGGCATGGAGCGTGGAGGTTCTCCCTAGCGATTCGG AAGCACCGGATTTGAAACAGGAAGAGCGGCTACAGGAGTTGGAGAGCTGTTCTGGGTTGGGGAGCACATCTGATGACACAGAGGTGAGAGAGGTCAGCTCCAGGCCTAGCACCCCAGGGCTCAGCGTTGTGTCAG GCATTAGTGCAACTTCAGAAGACATTCCTAATAAGATCGAGGACCTGCGTTCTGAGTGCAGCtcagattttgggggaaaaGATTCAGTAACGAGCCCTGAGGGAGAAGACTCTGTCCACG GAGCTCATCATATCACATCCCCTCCTACCCAGACAGAGTCTTTGTTGGCCATGTTTGACCCCCTGGCTCCGGCACCCGGAGAAG TCGTTCGTCCCAAGTTGCATTATGCTAGACCTTCTCATCCACCCCCTGACCCTCCAATCATGGAAGGTGCCGCAGGTGGAAACGAAGCCCGGTTGCCCACATTCGCCTCTCATATCTTCGTTGCTACTGACTCGGAAGCCTACAGACAAAGGCATTCGTGCCCGGAGAGGCTAGTGCGCAGCCGTAGTTCTGATATTGCAGCCTCCATGAGGAGACCCATGAGCGACCCTGGCTGGGTCCGGCGAGGTGCGAACGAAGAGAGAGAATTGCCTCCGTGTCACCCTGTCTTAGGATCATCTGCGGTGATTAATGCTTCACAGTCTTCATCCTCCTCGCCAAGCAAAGACTCCTCCAGGGGAGAG CCAGACGAAAGGAAAGACAGTGATGATGAGCGATCAGACCGCAACAGACCGTGGTGGAAGAAACGGTTTGCGTCCGCAATGCCAAAAG ctccaatTCCATTTAGAAAGAAGGAGAAACAGGACAAAGAGAAGGAGGACCTGGGGATCGATAGATTTTCCATTTCAG ATGATGCATCGTCAAGACTTGGTTCCCATGCTCAGGCAGCCGAGGACATTCTGGATAAGTACAGGAATGCCATGAAGAGAACAAGCCCCAACGATGGAGCCGCTGTGTCCTATGAGGGAGGAG ATGTGGTTGATGGTGAAAGCCTCCATGATTCTCCGCGGGATGATGCGCTACAGAACATGACATCAGATGACCTCCCGGATTCTGCTAGCCAAGCTGCTCATCGTCAGGAATCTGCCTTCTCCTATAG AGATGCAAAGAAGAAGCTGCGCATGGCTCTGTGCTCTGCAGATTCTGTGGCTTTCCCAGTGCTTTCCCACTCCACTCGAAATGGCCTACCAGACCATAATGACCCTGATG ACAATGAAATTGTGTGCTTCCTAAAAGTCCAACTGGCAGAGGCTATAAACCTTCAAGACAAGAACCTGATGGCTCAGTTACAGGAGACCATGCGCTGCGTGAGCCGCTTTGACAGCCGCACCTGCAGCAAGATCTTGGCATCGATTGCAGAAGATTACAG GAAGAGAGCTTCATACATTGCGTACTTGACAAGATCCCGTCAAGGGCTGCAGGGCACCCAGGCCCACCTCGAACGTATGTTGCAGAGAGTTCTACGAGACAAGGAGGTCTCCACAAGATATTTCACAACTGTCTGTGTCCGGCTTCTGCTGGAGAGTAAGGAAAAAGAAATCCAGGATTTCATTCAAG ATTTCCAAAAGTTGACAGCGGCTGATGATAAGACGGCGCAGGTGGAAGAGTTTCTGCAGTCGCTATATGGAGCAATGGCGCAAGATGTGATTTGGCAAAATGCCAGCGAAGAACAACTACAAGATGCTCAAATAGCCATTGAACGCAGTGTCATGAACCGCATATTCAAGCTGGCCTTTTACCCCAATCAGGATGCAGATATATTGCGTGACCA GGTGCTGCATGAACATATCCAAAGATTGTCTAAAGTTGTGACGGCCAACCACAGAGCCTTGCAGATtccagag GTATATTTAAGGGAAGCTCCGTGGCCATCTGCTCAGGCTGAAATCCGCACCATCAGTGCTTACAAGACCCCCCGGGACAAGGTGCAGTGCATTCTGCGAATGTGCTCCACAATCATGAACCTTCTGAGTCTCGCCAATGAATACTCTGTTCCCGGAGCGGATGATTTTGTGCCTGTGCTGGTGTTTGTCCTTATTAAG GCCAACCCGTCATGCCTCCTATCAACTGTGCAATACATCAACAACTTTTATGCTAACAGGCTAAGCGGAGAAGAGTCCTACTGGTGGATGCAGTTCACTGCTGCTGTCGAGTTTATAAAAACCATTGATGACCGAAAGTGA